One Bosea sp. 685 DNA segment encodes these proteins:
- a CDS encoding bifunctional 5-dehydro-2-deoxygluconokinase/5-dehydro-2-deoxyphosphogluconate aldolase: protein MPTAASDTTLDVIAIGRSSVDLYGQQIGGRLEDMGTFVKAVGGCPTNIAIGTARLGLKSAVITRVGDEQMGRFILEQLEREGVETKGVVTDPKRLTALVILGVRDEKTFPLIFYRSDCADAALHESEINEAFIASAKAIVVTGTHFAIPDAAAAQKKAIRFARKHGRKVVFDVDYRPNLWGLAGHAAGEERYVRSDTVTRHLQEILPDCDLIVGTEEELHAAGGSEDTLTAIRTIRSLSTATIVCKRGPMGCVVFTGAIPASIEDGIKGPGFPVEVYNVLGAGDAFMSGFLRGFLRDEPIETCCAWANACGAFAVSRLLCSPESPTFPELQYFLKHGSQHRALRHDVEINHIHWATTRRPQPAGIMALAIDHRAQLEDMADAVGAPRARIAAFKTLAVAAAARVAAGRPGFGMLIDGKHGREALFRAGDHGFWIARPLELPGSRPLELETDATGSLGATLAEWPVDHIAKCLCFYHPDDPAELKAVQEAVLKRVALACRQVERELLVEIIASKHGPLHDDATAQVMERLYAIGIRPDWWKLETQPSPAAWQAIDGVIATHDPYCRGVLLLGLDAPEETIKQAFRGSREAASVKGFAVGRTIFGEVARAWLSGAIDDEVATTRMAQNFGTLVAAWESR from the coding sequence ATGCCGACAGCCGCTTCCGACACGACGCTCGACGTCATCGCCATCGGCCGCTCCTCGGTCGATCTCTACGGCCAGCAGATCGGCGGCCGGCTGGAGGATATGGGGACCTTCGTCAAGGCTGTCGGCGGCTGCCCGACCAATATCGCCATCGGCACGGCCCGGCTCGGGCTGAAATCGGCGGTGATCACCCGCGTCGGCGACGAGCAGATGGGCCGCTTCATCCTCGAGCAGCTCGAACGCGAAGGCGTCGAGACGAAAGGTGTCGTCACCGATCCCAAGCGCCTGACCGCGCTGGTGATCCTGGGCGTGCGCGACGAGAAGACCTTTCCGCTGATCTTCTATCGCAGCGACTGCGCCGATGCGGCCCTGCATGAGAGCGAGATCAATGAGGCCTTCATCGCCTCGGCCAAGGCGATCGTCGTGACGGGAACGCATTTTGCCATTCCCGACGCCGCCGCCGCGCAGAAAAAGGCGATCCGCTTCGCCCGCAAGCATGGCCGCAAGGTCGTGTTCGATGTCGATTACCGGCCCAATCTCTGGGGCCTGGCAGGCCATGCCGCCGGCGAGGAACGCTATGTCCGTTCCGACACTGTGACGCGACACCTGCAGGAGATCCTGCCGGACTGCGACCTGATCGTCGGTACCGAAGAGGAGCTCCACGCCGCCGGCGGCTCCGAGGATACGCTCACCGCGATCCGCACGATCCGCAGCTTGAGCACTGCGACCATCGTCTGCAAGCGCGGGCCGATGGGCTGCGTGGTCTTCACTGGCGCGATCCCCGCCTCGATCGAGGACGGCATCAAGGGGCCGGGCTTCCCTGTCGAGGTCTATAATGTGCTGGGCGCCGGCGATGCCTTCATGTCCGGCTTCCTGCGCGGCTTTCTGCGGGATGAACCGATCGAGACCTGTTGCGCCTGGGCCAATGCCTGCGGCGCCTTCGCGGTCTCGCGACTGCTCTGCTCGCCGGAAAGCCCGACCTTCCCCGAGCTGCAATATTTCCTGAAGCACGGCTCGCAGCATCGCGCGCTGCGCCACGACGTCGAGATCAACCACATCCATTGGGCGACGACGCGCCGTCCCCAACCCGCCGGTATCATGGCGCTCGCCATCGACCATCGCGCCCAGCTGGAGGACATGGCCGACGCCGTGGGCGCACCGCGCGCACGCATCGCCGCCTTCAAGACGCTCGCGGTCGCTGCCGCCGCGCGTGTCGCGGCCGGGCGGCCCGGTTTCGGCATGCTGATCGACGGCAAACATGGCCGCGAAGCGCTGTTCCGGGCCGGCGACCACGGTTTCTGGATCGCGCGCCCGCTCGAACTGCCCGGCTCGCGACCGTTGGAGCTCGAGACGGACGCGACCGGCTCTTTGGGGGCGACGCTGGCGGAATGGCCGGTGGATCACATCGCCAAATGCCTGTGCTTCTACCACCCGGACGACCCCGCCGAGCTCAAGGCCGTGCAGGAGGCCGTGCTGAAGCGCGTCGCGCTGGCCTGCCGGCAGGTCGAGCGCGAATTGCTGGTCGAGATCATCGCCTCCAAGCACGGCCCGCTGCATGACGACGCCACGGCGCAAGTGATGGAACGGCTCTATGCCATCGGCATCCGGCCCGATTGGTGGAAGCTGGAAACCCAGCCCTCGCCTGCCGCCTGGCAAGCGATCGACGGCGTGATCGCGACGCACGATCCCTATTGCCGCGGCGTATTGCTGCTCGGGCTCGACGCGCCGGAGGAGACGATCAAGCAGGCCTTCCGGGGCTCGCGCGAGGCGGCCTCGGTCAAGGGCTTCGCGGTCGGGCGCACCATCTTCGGCGAGGTGGCGCGTGCATGGCTTTCGGGCGCGATCGACGATGAGGTCGCGACGACACGGATGGCGCAAAATTTCGGCACCTTGGTCGCAGCCTGGGAAAGCCGGTGA
- a CDS encoding MurR/RpiR family transcriptional regulator, producing the protein MPAEPQPASPIKDFDGFVALLRQRRPMLPKRLKQVADHALAHLDDMAFGSTAQIAERAGVQASTLVRFAQALDYSGFSEMQEVFRSRLRRQVVDHRERLAALRGTQAATGGAVALLEGFVHASETSLTQVKAAIRPADLEAAVTLLAGARTIVLVGARRMFPVVSYLAYAFGKLGIRAVLVDNVAGLGPEQAAIAGPGDVVLAVSYAPYAAMTVEIAAAAHQRGVPVLALTDSALSPLAENCRLWLEVAEADYGAFRSVAATFAVAMTLAVATAEKSGLSADPDLDR; encoded by the coding sequence ATGCCAGCCGAGCCACAGCCAGCCTCGCCGATCAAGGATTTTGACGGCTTCGTCGCGCTGCTGCGCCAGCGCCGACCGATGCTGCCGAAACGCCTGAAGCAGGTCGCCGACCACGCCCTCGCCCATCTCGACGATATGGCCTTCGGCTCGACGGCTCAGATCGCCGAACGCGCCGGCGTGCAGGCCTCGACCCTGGTGCGCTTCGCCCAGGCTCTCGACTATTCCGGCTTCAGCGAGATGCAGGAGGTCTTCCGCTCGCGCCTGCGTCGCCAGGTCGTCGACCATCGCGAGCGGCTGGCGGCGCTGCGCGGCACGCAAGCGGCGACAGGCGGTGCCGTGGCGCTACTGGAGGGCTTCGTCCATGCCAGCGAAACCTCGCTGACGCAGGTCAAGGCCGCGATCCGGCCTGCCGATCTCGAAGCCGCCGTGACCCTGCTGGCCGGAGCCCGGACGATCGTTCTGGTCGGCGCCAGACGCATGTTCCCGGTCGTCTCCTATCTCGCCTACGCCTTCGGCAAGCTCGGCATCCGCGCCGTGCTGGTCGACAATGTCGCGGGGCTGGGGCCCGAGCAGGCGGCGATCGCCGGTCCCGGCGACGTCGTGCTCGCGGTGAGCTACGCTCCCTATGCCGCCATGACCGTCGAGATCGCAGCAGCCGCGCATCAGCGCGGCGTGCCCGTGCTCGCCCTGACCGATAGCGCGCTCAGCCCGCTGGCCGAAAATTGCCGCCTCTGGCTCGAGGTCGCCGAGGCCGATTACGGCGCCTTCCGCTCGGTCGCCGCGACCTTCGCGGTGGCGATGACGCTGGCCGTCGCGACCGCCGAGAAATCCGGCCTCTCGGCCGACCCAGACCTCGATCGATAG
- a CDS encoding response regulator transcription factor yields the protein MQPERTLLIVEDDPSFARALRRSFERRGYTVLSCDGVAGLQELLATASPGYAVVDLKLVGGSGLECIKLLHGHDPLMKIVVLTGFASIATAVEAIKLGACHYLAKPSNGDDIEAAFEKTTGNAEVPLSQRPTSLKNLEWERIHETLVETDFNISETARRLGMHRRTLARKLEKRRVN from the coding sequence ATGCAGCCTGAGCGCACGCTCCTGATCGTCGAGGACGATCCCTCCTTCGCGCGTGCCTTGCGGCGCTCCTTCGAACGGCGCGGCTACACGGTCTTGTCCTGCGATGGCGTCGCCGGCCTGCAGGAGCTGTTGGCGACCGCGTCCCCGGGCTATGCCGTCGTCGACCTCAAGCTCGTTGGCGGCTCCGGCCTGGAATGCATCAAGCTGCTGCACGGGCATGATCCGCTGATGAAGATCGTGGTGCTGACCGGCTTCGCCAGCATCGCCACGGCGGTCGAGGCGATCAAGCTTGGCGCCTGCCACTATCTCGCGAAGCCGTCCAATGGCGACGATATCGAGGCGGCCTTCGAGAAAACGACCGGCAATGCCGAGGTGCCGCTCTCGCAGCGGCCGACCTCGCTGAAGAACCTCGAATGGGAGCGCATTCACGAAACCCTGGTCGAGACGGATTTCAACATCTCCGAAACCGCCCGACGATTGGGAATGCATCGCCGCACGCTGGCGCGGAAGCTCGAAAAGCGCAGGGTGAACTGA
- a CDS encoding SDR family oxidoreductase, whose protein sequence is MTGASQGLGEAIAREFAARGIAGLLLTGRNRVRGEAVAASLRGAACDVRFHEADLADLDAVKAIVPAAEAAFGRIDILVNAAGDTDRGTILDTTPELYERIMAVNLRAPFFLIQRAAEAMARLGIEGAIVNIQSMSAHGGQPFLSAYSVSKAALAALTKNAAFGLLEQRIRVNGLNIGWMATPGEDAIMRLRHDARDGWLDKAASGQPFGRLIDPREVAKAVAYLASGESGLMTGSNIDFDQTILGAHD, encoded by the coding sequence ATGACCGGTGCCAGCCAGGGGCTGGGCGAGGCAATTGCGCGCGAATTCGCGGCGCGCGGCATCGCCGGCCTGCTGCTGACCGGCCGCAACCGGGTGCGCGGCGAAGCCGTGGCGGCGTCGCTGCGTGGCGCGGCCTGCGATGTCCGTTTTCATGAGGCTGATCTCGCCGATCTCGACGCGGTGAAGGCGATCGTGCCGGCAGCCGAGGCCGCCTTCGGGCGCATCGACATCCTGGTCAATGCCGCAGGCGACACCGATCGCGGCACGATCCTCGACACGACGCCCGAGCTCTATGAGCGCATCATGGCGGTGAATCTGCGCGCACCGTTCTTCCTGATCCAGCGGGCGGCGGAGGCGATGGCACGGCTCGGTATCGAAGGCGCGATCGTCAACATCCAGTCGATGTCGGCTCATGGCGGTCAGCCTTTCCTCTCCGCCTACAGCGTTTCCAAGGCGGCGCTCGCCGCTTTGACCAAGAACGCCGCCTTCGGCCTGCTTGAGCAGCGCATCCGGGTCAACGGCCTCAATATCGGCTGGATGGCGACACCGGGCGAGGACGCGATCATGCGGCTGCGCCACGATGCAAGGGATGGCTGGCTCGACAAGGCGGCAAGCGGGCAGCCCTTCGGCCGGTTGATCGATCCGCGCGAAGTCGCCAAGGCGGTGGCCTATCTGGCGTCGGGCGAATCGGGCCTGATGACCGGCTCCAACATCGATTTCGACCAGACGATTCTTGGAGCGCACGACTGA
- the iolD gene encoding 3D-(3,5/4)-trihydroxycyclohexane-1,2-dione acylhydrolase (decyclizing): MATIRLTMAQALVKALAAQKTVINGQTLPLFAGVWAIFGHGNVAGLGEALHGARDTLPTFRAHNEQAMAHAAIAFAKASRRRRMMAVTSSIGPGATNMVTAAAVAHVNRLPLLLLPGDVFAGRRPDPVLQQIEDFGDGTVSANDCFKPVSRYFDRLTRPEQLIPAFERAMAVLTDPAECGPVTLCLCQDVQAEAFDYPESFFAERIWTPRRQRPDEAELAEAAALLKAAQKPFVVVGGGVLYGEAEAELARFCEAHGLPAAETQAGKSALPFDHRLNLGAIGVTGTGAANAMAGEADVVLAIGTRLQDFTTGSWSLFANPACRIIGLNVQAFDAGKQRAQPLVCDARAGLAELGATLAGHRAPDAWTAQAKAAKTDWLTTAAHYTAAGNAALPSDAQVLGAVQRWSKPSDIVVCAAGGLPGELHKLWQAGAPGGYHMEYGYSCMGYEIAGGLGVKMADPAREVVVMLGDGSYLMMNSEIATSVMLGLKLTIVVLDNRGFGCINRLQNATGGAPFNNLLADSRHETLPAIDFTAHAASLGAVSRKVASLAELDEALRESRAHDRTSVVVIDTDPMISTDAGGHWWDVAVPEISTRPEVAQARKRYDDALKARP; this comes from the coding sequence ATGGCCACGATCAGGCTCACCATGGCGCAGGCGCTGGTCAAGGCGCTCGCCGCGCAGAAGACTGTGATCAATGGGCAGACCTTGCCGCTCTTCGCCGGTGTCTGGGCGATCTTCGGCCACGGCAATGTCGCGGGCCTCGGCGAGGCGCTCCATGGCGCGCGCGACACGTTGCCGACCTTCCGCGCCCATAACGAACAGGCGATGGCCCATGCCGCGATCGCCTTCGCCAAGGCCTCGCGGCGGCGCCGGATGATGGCGGTCACGAGCTCGATCGGCCCCGGCGCGACCAATATGGTCACCGCCGCCGCGGTCGCCCATGTCAACCGCCTGCCGCTGCTGCTCCTGCCGGGCGATGTCTTCGCCGGGCGCCGGCCCGACCCAGTGCTGCAGCAGATCGAGGATTTCGGCGACGGCACCGTCTCGGCCAATGACTGCTTCAAGCCGGTCTCGCGCTATTTCGACCGATTGACCCGGCCCGAGCAATTGATACCGGCCTTCGAGCGCGCCATGGCGGTTCTCACCGATCCAGCCGAATGCGGCCCGGTGACGCTTTGCCTGTGCCAGGATGTCCAGGCCGAGGCCTTTGATTATCCCGAAAGCTTCTTCGCCGAGCGCATCTGGACGCCGCGCCGCCAGCGGCCGGACGAGGCCGAGCTGGCTGAAGCGGCCGCGCTGCTCAAGGCCGCTCAAAAGCCCTTCGTCGTGGTCGGTGGCGGCGTGCTCTATGGCGAGGCGGAGGCCGAACTCGCCCGCTTCTGCGAGGCGCATGGGCTGCCGGCCGCCGAGACGCAGGCCGGCAAGAGCGCCCTGCCCTTCGACCATCGGCTCAATCTCGGCGCGATCGGTGTCACCGGGACAGGGGCGGCCAATGCCATGGCGGGAGAGGCCGATGTCGTGCTCGCCATCGGTACGCGCCTGCAGGACTTCACCACCGGCTCCTGGTCGCTCTTCGCCAACCCCGCTTGTCGCATCATCGGGCTGAACGTGCAGGCCTTCGACGCCGGCAAGCAGCGCGCCCAGCCGCTCGTCTGCGATGCCCGCGCCGGGCTCGCCGAGCTCGGTGCGACACTTGCAGGCCACCGCGCCCCCGATGCCTGGACGGCGCAGGCAAAGGCGGCGAAGACCGACTGGCTCACAACCGCCGCGCATTACACCGCCGCCGGCAACGCAGCGCTCCCAAGCGATGCGCAGGTCCTCGGCGCCGTACAGCGCTGGAGCAAGCCCTCCGATATTGTCGTCTGTGCCGCCGGCGGCTTGCCGGGCGAGCTGCACAAGCTCTGGCAGGCCGGCGCGCCCGGCGGCTACCATATGGAATATGGCTATTCCTGCATGGGCTACGAGATCGCTGGCGGGCTCGGCGTCAAGATGGCCGACCCCGCCCGCGAGGTCGTCGTCATGCTCGGCGACGGCTCCTATCTGATGATGAACTCCGAGATCGCGACCTCGGTGATGCTGGGGCTGAAGCTCACCATCGTCGTGCTCGATAATCGCGGGTTTGGCTGCATCAACCGGCTGCAGAACGCGACCGGCGGCGCTCCGTTCAACAATCTCCTGGCCGACAGCCGCCACGAGACGCTGCCAGCGATCGATTTCACTGCCCACGCCGCCTCGCTCGGTGCGGTCTCGCGCAAAGTGGCAAGCCTTGCCGAACTCGATGAGGCGCTACGCGAGAGCAGGGCACATGACCGCACCAGCGTCGTCGTGATCGACACCGACCCGATGATCTCGACCGATGCCGGCGGGCATTGGTGGGATGTCGCGGTGCCCGAGATTTCGACGCGGCCTGAGGTAGCCCAAGCCCGCAAACGCTATGACGACGCGCTCAAAGCGCGGCCATGA
- the iolB gene encoding 5-deoxy-glucuronate isomerase: MSKLLVKPAAPDTEGRIHNVTPASAGWDHVGFEVYKLADGQSLAKETGDREICIVLLAGKVAASAGGTEFGTIGGRNSPFEPDPWSLYVPAGTSWSVTAEGACEVAVCSAPGKPRLKPRVIAPRDVGCLTRGQGTNTRHVRNILPETEPAESLLVVEVITPSGSWSSYPPHKHDRDALPRESLLEETYYHRLSPPQGFALQRVYTDDRSLDETLAAEDGDVVLVPRGYHPVAAPHGYELYYLNVMAGPKRVWKFANDPAHEWMLES, translated from the coding sequence ATGTCGAAACTGCTCGTCAAACCCGCCGCCCCCGATACCGAGGGCCGCATCCACAACGTCACGCCGGCATCGGCCGGCTGGGACCATGTCGGCTTCGAGGTCTACAAGCTCGCCGACGGCCAGAGCCTGGCGAAGGAGACGGGCGATCGCGAGATCTGCATCGTCCTGCTCGCGGGCAAGGTCGCGGCCAGCGCGGGCGGCACGGAGTTCGGCACGATCGGCGGGCGCAATTCCCCCTTCGAACCCGACCCCTGGTCGCTTTATGTGCCGGCCGGAACCTCCTGGAGCGTCACGGCTGAAGGCGCCTGCGAAGTGGCGGTGTGCTCGGCCCCGGGCAAGCCGCGGCTCAAACCACGCGTCATCGCACCCCGGGATGTCGGCTGCCTGACGCGCGGCCAGGGCACCAACACCCGCCATGTCCGCAACATCCTGCCGGAGACCGAGCCTGCCGAAAGCCTGCTCGTGGTCGAGGTGATCACGCCCTCGGGCTCTTGGTCGAGCTATCCGCCGCACAAGCACGACCGGGACGCGCTGCCGCGGGAATCGCTGCTGGAGGAGACCTATTACCACCGCCTCTCGCCACCGCAGGGTTTCGCCCTCCAGCGCGTCTACACCGACGACCGCTCGCTCGACGAGACGCTCGCGGCCGAAGACGGCGATGTCGTGCTGGTGCCCAGAGGGTATCATCCGGTCGCCGCGCCGCATGGCTACGAGCTGTATTATCTCAACGTCATGGCGGGGCCGAAGCGGGTCTGGAAATTCGCCAACGACCCCGCCCATGAATGGATGCTGGAAAGCTAA
- the iolE gene encoding myo-inosose-2 dehydratase, whose protein sequence is MPIRIGANPIGWSNDDLQEIGGATSLETCLDEAREAGFEGMELGHKFPREPAALKAALAPFGMACISGWYSAELLLRDADEEMAHLRPHLDLLKAMGSNVLVFAETSNAIHGDRGKPLSQRPVLAAGDWAEFGRRITEVAERTLAEGVRLVYHHHMGTIVESEADIDAFMAATGEAVHLLLDTGHASWGGADPAALAARYRDRISHVHAKDVRKGVMEQAGAGDWSFLDAVLGQGSDLGVYTVPGDGMVNYPAVFRALPGYSGWVVVEAEQDPEKAHPLTYAKRGVAHLRLSLKEAGLA, encoded by the coding sequence ATGCCTATCCGCATCGGCGCCAACCCCATCGGCTGGTCGAATGACGACCTGCAGGAGATCGGCGGCGCGACCTCGCTCGAGACCTGCCTGGATGAGGCCCGCGAGGCCGGTTTTGAGGGCATGGAACTCGGCCATAAATTCCCGCGCGAACCCGCAGCCCTCAAGGCCGCGCTCGCCCCCTTCGGCATGGCCTGCATCTCGGGCTGGTACTCTGCCGAATTGCTGCTGCGCGATGCCGATGAAGAGATGGCTCATCTGCGGCCGCATCTCGATCTGCTCAAGGCGATGGGCTCGAATGTCCTGGTCTTCGCCGAGACCTCGAACGCGATCCATGGCGACCGCGGCAAGCCGCTCTCGCAGCGGCCGGTGCTGGCAGCGGGCGACTGGGCTGAGTTCGGCCGGCGGATCACCGAGGTCGCCGAGCGCACCCTCGCTGAGGGCGTCCGGCTGGTCTACCACCATCATATGGGCACGATCGTCGAAAGCGAGGCCGATATCGACGCCTTCATGGCAGCAACCGGCGAGGCCGTGCATCTCCTGCTCGACACCGGCCATGCAAGCTGGGGCGGGGCCGACCCTGCGGCGCTCGCCGCGCGCTATCGCGACCGGATCAGCCATGTCCATGCCAAGGATGTGCGCAAAGGCGTGATGGAGCAGGCCGGGGCCGGCGACTGGAGCTTCCTCGATGCAGTCCTCGGCCAGGGCAGCGACCTCGGCGTCTACACGGTGCCTGGCGACGGCATGGTCAATTATCCCGCCGTCTTCCGCGCCCTGCCCGGCTATTCCGGCTGGGTCGTGGTCGAGGCCGAGCAAGACCCTGAGAAGGCCCATCCCCTGACCTATGCCAAGCGGGGCGTCGCCCATCTGAGGCTGAGCCTGAAGGAGGCCGGGCTCGCCTGA